ATAAAATTTATAACAAAACAATAAATTTTACAAAAACAATTAATACTTATACGTACATGTACATTAAGAAGATAAATAGAGATATATTTTTAAAACAAACAAGATAAGGGGATTTATATGAATAAAATTAATTTTATTTTGATTTTATTATTACTAATTAGTAGTTGTGAATATGAGCATGGAAATGCTACACCTAAGAGTAGAAGCAAAAGAGACTTAAGCAATGAAAGAGAACAAGTAGAAAAAACACCTGAAGACGCATTAAGAGAAAAGCTAAATGATAGTCAAAAGCAAGGTTTAGAATTTTTAAAAGATGCTTTAAGTGATGATAATAAACTAAATGAAATTCTAAAACAAGATGAAAGAAAAGTTAAAGATGTACTTGAACATATAAAGAGTGAACTTGAAAAATGCACAGGTGATAATGCTAATGATCAAAAAAACACTTTTAAAACCTTAGTAAAGGAATATTTTAAAGGCAATAATGATAATTTAGACAATATTGTTGGTGAAAACAGTCAATTACAAAGCATGTGTGGAGCAAACGGAGCAGGTGGTTAAATAAAACTCTAATAATAAGGAAGTTAAGATAAGATAGATTTAAAAAAGAAAGATTTAAGAAAATAAGACAACAAAATTCTAGATAAAGATGTGTAAAAAAGAATAAATTAAACTCGTTATAAAAATGGTAAGAGTAACTATAAAAGTAAACTTTAAGTTAACAGAAATAGAGAATTTAAATTTTGTACTAAAAAACCCATCATTGCAAAATTGAAAGCTACTGAGTAGATAAATAAAGTAAATGTAGAGTAAAATTATAAGTATTTGTTAAAGATAACACAAAGTATGCTAGATATTTTGTGCTGCTTCTCCTTAAAATAACTTTTCTCTAAATTACAAGTATTCTACACAGCATATTTCTCTTACAATGAAGACCTTTAAAAATTGACTCTACGCATAAGTATTTGTTAATATTTTTATAACTAATTT
The sequence above is a segment of the Borrelia puertoricensis genome. Coding sequences within it:
- a CDS encoding Mlp family lipoprotein yields the protein MNKINFILILLLLISSCEYEHGNATPKSRSKRDLSNEREQVEKTPEDALREKLNDSQKQGLEFLKDALSDDNKLNEILKQDERKVKDVLEHIKSELEKCTGDNANDQKNTFKTLVKEYFKGNNDNLDNIVGENSQLQSMCGANGAGG